ctAACTGACCGAAAGCGAATAAAGAAAGTATTAGTAGATCCTTTGTTGATAGTTCCAATGGAAGTCAATTTTTTATCTTTGAATTGATCTAACGTATCTCGAGAAAATGGGATCAGTGAAGCTTTCTTTATTTGAACATACAAATCATCTCTTCATTGTTTTAGGTAAAAAAACATGTAAGTAGTTGTCATTTTGACATCCAACAATAATTCGGTCTTTCTTGTTGCTAACAGTGACAGCCGTATGTCCATCGATTCCAGAGGCAACAGGCTTCATAAGGTTATATTCTTTGGCAGCAATTTGATACACGGATCTAGATGATGACGAACAGACATATAAATCAGCGTCCTTGTCAACAGCGAGTCCAGTAAGGTTAAGGGACGTATCATCGTAAGCATTTAATGTCCGTATGGTCTCTAGACTTTCAACGTTATTCCTGCGAAATATACTGATTCCAAGAGTTTTACTTGCGATGATAATATCGCCTTCGATAGAACAAATGCTGCATCCATCACTATCAATTGTCCCTTCATCTCCTTCGGATACGCTTGCTTCTAGACGAACCTTACAGTCGGTGTCTCTTCTAACCTGTATGCTTATGCCGTCGCCATTGTTGCCGTTTACCCTGCATAGGACCACGTAAAGTTCGCCATCCATAGTAATACCAAcattaaaatactttgttttccAACTCCGTTCAAGCTTCACCGTTTTACCATCAACTGTAAACCTATCAAttaattttatatctttatacaCGACAGCGAAGTTCTTAGGACCAGTCTTGCATATATCAACTGGTTGGGCCTCAAGCGAATGAGCGCAGATTTGTTTACAATCACCTGAACTGAAGACTTTTATCTTTCTGTTTTCTTGATCTATCACCACGACTCTTCcatcttgaaggataattattcCATTAATGCAGCAAACGTTCACGTCTCCAGAAAATCTTACGGagtactttttactttttttatttttcttgcgAGATTTATGTTCTCCTTTCGTCGGCTGCTTTTCCCTCGTCTCATCTTCCTTCCCTGCCATTTTCTGCTCTGGGAAAGTTAACGGTACATCATCGTGTTCAATAATTTCATCGCTTGAACCTTCAATACCTTGAGTTTTGTTTTCAGTATCTCCTCGACATACTTTCAGGTGACCAAGTGTCTCAATTCTATTAAATAACGGATTCTGTTTAAACTTTAAATGGATTTCACCAATTCGTTGCTGTTTTCCCAAGGCACGGTCGATACCGGATATTTTTTCCTGTATACCTTTCGTAATTATATCAAATTCTGTACTGCCATAGTGCTGTTTTGCTGTATCCAAAAGTTGGGCAAACATAATTCCCTGTTTTTCTAAATCTTTACAAATATCAATGTCCTTTCTTAAGTACGACACCTCTGACTGTGTAACGTTCTCGGACATAATTATAGCATCCTGTTCGAGTAATGATAGGTTGTTAAAGACTTGCTCGAGAAGGGCAGCATTCGTTTCCTGTATTTTGTTTTTCTCCTTGATCAACGTTTCAATATTTTCTTCACGAGATTTTACAACCAATTTCGACTTTTCTTGAATCTCACTTAGTTTTCCAGCGGCTTCCATCATACTGATATCACTGTTATTTCGTTCGTTTTGTAGTTCA
This window of the Mercenaria mercenaria strain notata chromosome 5, MADL_Memer_1, whole genome shotgun sequence genome carries:
- the LOC128556933 gene encoding uncharacterized protein LOC128556933, which gives rise to MEETYVQTKEDKTLHGSNERNDIGTEEDCLDEENKMKEDEKAYATDITKIHEEDTVSDVNAQAVDDNILLCNPCLYDDTEEGAVGFCVNCVEYLCQGCCRDHKKSKVTRHHKIIRDNLPKDASIFRLVKEMTSCSEHQDILVSHKCEDHNAYVCVMCIAGGHRECEHVTELQNERNNSDISMMEAAGKLSEIQEKSKLVVKSREENIETLIKEKNKIQETNAALLEQVFNNLSLLEQDAIIMSENVTQSEVSYLRKDIDICKDLEKQGIMFAQLLDTAKQHYGSTEFDIITKGIQEKISGIDRALGKQQRIGEIHLKFKQNPLFNRIETLGHLKVCRGDTENKTQGIEGSSDEIIEHDDVPLTFPEQKMAGKEDETREKQPTKGEHKSRKKNKKSKKYSVRFSGDVNVCCINGIIILQDGRVVVIDQENRKIKVFSSGDCKQICAHSLEAQPVDICKTGPKNFAVVYKDIKLIDRFTVDGKTVKLERSWKTKYFNVGITMDGELYVVLCRVNGNNGDGISIQVRRDTDCKVRLEASVSEGDEGTIDSDGCSICSIEGDIIIASKTLGISIFRRNNVESLETIRTLNAYDDTSLNLTGLAVDKDADLYVCSSSSRSVYQIAAKEYNLMKPVASGIDGHTAVTVSNKKDRIIVGCQNDNYLHVFLPKTMKR